The following proteins come from a genomic window of Flavobacteriaceae bacterium MAR_2010_188:
- a CDS encoding beta-phosphoglucomutase → MENKKGFIFDLDGVIVDTAKYHYLAWKNLANSINIDFTEVQNEQLKGVSRKKSLQKILKWGGVKLEDDKFMELMSLKNDDYLNHISGMSEDEILVDVPKILSYIRETGHPLALGSASKNARSILRKVNLLSKFDAIVDGNDVSKAKPDPEVFLNAARLLKVKPENCVVFEDALAGIQAANAAKMISVGIGERDILGEADYVFKDFSEFDTNFIDELIATKQKV, encoded by the coding sequence ATGGAGAACAAAAAAGGATTTATTTTCGATTTAGACGGCGTAATTGTCGATACCGCAAAATATCATTACCTGGCATGGAAAAATTTAGCGAATTCCATCAACATCGATTTTACCGAAGTTCAAAACGAACAATTAAAAGGCGTAAGCCGTAAAAAGTCTTTGCAGAAAATCCTTAAGTGGGGTGGCGTAAAGTTAGAGGACGATAAATTTATGGAGCTTATGAGCCTTAAGAATGATGATTATCTTAATCATATTTCGGGGATGAGCGAAGATGAAATCTTGGTCGATGTCCCAAAAATATTATCGTATATTAGGGAAACAGGTCATCCGTTGGCATTGGGTTCCGCTTCAAAAAATGCTAGATCTATTTTAAGAAAGGTCAATTTGCTTTCAAAATTTGATGCCATCGTAGATGGAAACGACGTTTCTAAAGCTAAGCCTGATCCAGAAGTTTTTCTAAACGCAGCAAGACTGCTAAAAGTGAAGCCAGAAAATTGTGTGGTTTTTGAAGACGCTCTCGCCGGAATACAGGCTGCAAATGCGGCAAAAATGATTTCAGTGGGCATCGGAGAAAGAGATATTTTGGGAGAAGCCGATTATGTATTTAAGGATTTTTCCGAATTCGACACCAACTTTATCGATGAGCTGATAGCCACAAAACAGAAAGTTTAA
- a CDS encoding maltose phosphorylase: MNQDYIVPNEWSIIEEGFEKDRVRSSESLFAIGNGAMGQRANFEEKYSGKTFQGSYIAGVYYPDKTRVGWWKNGYPEYFAKVLNAPNFIGINVTVNGESLDLNTCKKVEHFRRELNMKEGWLSRSFTATMQNDIVIEVKVKRFLSLTIDEVAAINYGIKPISGDALISFTPYLDASITNEDTNWDDKFWAVDEVTQHGNQAFIHSHTMKTEFHVCTFMQADLFLNSDSIEANWQTEQTSNYVELKSEVHVNEGDSINLIKMAGYTADRDHDKNQLIPAAKEVLKKASDLGFHKLLVQQKEAWEKIWKMSDITIEGDVKAQQGIRFNIFHLNQTYLGTDATLNIGPKGFTGEKYGGSTYWDTEAYCIPFYMATKDQQVARNLLTYRYNHLEKAIENAEKLGFKNGAALYPMVTMNGEECHNEWEITFEEIHRNGAIAFAIYNYYRFTGDYSYIPEKGLEVLLAIARFWKQRATYSKERGKYVILGVTGPNEYENNVNNNFYTNYMAKWCIQFALENIEKVKNEFPTDYSRIAEKTELNDTEINKLKEVADNMYFPFSEKLNIYMQQDGFMDKELITVADLDKTQRPINQKWSWDRILRSPYIKQADTLQGFYFFEDHFSTEELERHFDFYEPFTVHESSLSPCVHSIQAAKLDRMDQAYQFYLRTSRLDLDDYNKEVHEGLHITSMAGTWMSIVEGFGGMRVKEGKLSFNPKIPEQWEAYSFKINFRNQIIKVNVSQDETSFEVDGNSEIQILVDGKPVSISPGKVVKID, encoded by the coding sequence ATGAATCAAGATTATATAGTACCCAATGAATGGTCGATTATCGAAGAAGGCTTTGAAAAGGACAGAGTAAGGTCTTCAGAAAGTCTATTCGCAATCGGTAATGGCGCCATGGGCCAAAGAGCGAATTTTGAAGAGAAGTATTCAGGAAAAACGTTTCAGGGAAGTTATATCGCTGGGGTTTACTATCCAGATAAAACGAGAGTTGGTTGGTGGAAAAACGGTTATCCCGAATATTTTGCCAAAGTGCTTAATGCGCCAAATTTTATAGGAATAAACGTCACCGTTAATGGTGAGTCCTTAGACTTAAATACCTGTAAAAAGGTAGAACATTTTCGTCGCGAACTTAATATGAAGGAAGGTTGGCTTTCAAGAAGTTTTACCGCTACGATGCAAAATGATATTGTCATAGAAGTAAAGGTGAAGCGTTTTTTAAGTCTTACTATCGATGAGGTAGCGGCAATTAATTATGGGATTAAACCAATAAGCGGCGACGCCTTAATTTCATTTACACCTTATCTCGATGCAAGCATTACCAATGAAGATACAAATTGGGACGATAAATTTTGGGCAGTAGACGAGGTTACCCAACACGGAAACCAAGCATTTATTCATTCTCATACCATGAAAACGGAGTTTCATGTTTGCACCTTTATGCAGGCAGATTTGTTTTTGAATAGCGATTCTATCGAAGCAAATTGGCAAACCGAGCAAACTTCAAATTATGTAGAACTAAAATCAGAAGTTCATGTAAATGAGGGCGATTCTATCAATCTGATAAAAATGGCAGGTTATACCGCAGATCGAGACCACGATAAAAATCAATTAATTCCAGCGGCGAAAGAGGTGCTTAAAAAGGCTTCAGATTTAGGATTTCACAAATTGTTAGTTCAACAAAAGGAAGCTTGGGAGAAAATCTGGAAGATGTCCGACATCACTATCGAAGGTGATGTAAAGGCACAACAAGGAATTAGATTTAATATTTTTCACCTTAACCAAACCTATCTTGGTACCGACGCAACCTTAAATATCGGGCCTAAGGGTTTTACCGGAGAGAAATACGGTGGAAGTACTTATTGGGACACCGAAGCTTATTGTATCCCATTTTATATGGCGACCAAAGACCAGCAAGTGGCGCGTAATCTCTTGACCTATCGTTATAATCACTTAGAAAAAGCAATTGAAAATGCTGAAAAGTTAGGCTTTAAAAATGGCGCGGCTTTATATCCTATGGTAACCATGAATGGTGAAGAATGCCATAACGAATGGGAAATTACCTTTGAGGAAATACATCGTAATGGCGCCATTGCTTTCGCGATTTATAATTATTATCGCTTTACTGGTGACTATAGCTACATTCCCGAAAAAGGTCTAGAAGTCCTTCTAGCTATTGCACGATTTTGGAAACAACGAGCCACTTATTCCAAAGAGAGAGGTAAGTATGTGATTCTAGGCGTCACAGGTCCTAATGAATACGAAAACAACGTGAACAATAATTTCTACACCAATTACATGGCTAAATGGTGCATACAATTTGCATTAGAAAATATTGAAAAAGTCAAAAACGAGTTTCCTACAGATTATTCAAGAATTGCTGAAAAAACCGAACTTAATGATACTGAAATCAATAAGTTGAAGGAGGTTGCCGATAATATGTATTTCCCGTTTTCGGAAAAACTGAACATTTATATGCAGCAGGACGGTTTTATGGATAAAGAACTAATCACGGTTGCAGATTTAGACAAAACCCAACGCCCAATCAACCAGAAATGGTCTTGGGATAGGATTTTAAGATCACCGTATATAAAGCAAGCCGATACTTTACAAGGTTTTTATTTCTTTGAAGACCACTTTAGCACTGAGGAATTAGAAAGACATTTCGATTTTTATGAACCATTTACCGTTCACGAAAGTTCACTTTCTCCTTGTGTGCACAGTATACAGGCGGCCAAGTTGGACAGAATGGACCAAGCTTACCAATTTTATTTAAGGACATCTAGATTAGATTTAGATGACTATAATAAGGAAGTTCACGAAGGTCTGCATATCACTTCGATGGCTGGTACATGGATGAGTATTGTTGAAGGTTTCGGCGGAATGAGGGTTAAGGAAGGAAAACTTTCCTTTAATCCTAAAATTCCAGAGCAATGGGAAGCATACTCTTTCAAGATAAATTTTAGAAACCAGATCATCAAGGTAAATGTTTCCCAAGATGAGACCAGCTTTGAAGTTGATGGTAATTCTGAAATCCAGATTTTGGTTGATGGTAAGCCGGTTTCTATTTCTCCGGGCAAAGTGGTCAAGATTGACTAA
- a CDS encoding Glycosidase produces MKCLVILLFALLSTDLNAQIKHLEPPNWWVGFKDQQLQLLVNADNIGGAKVKIEYAGVELLDTHNADSPNYLFLNLQINQDAKAGKFNIEFLLSNGKKLSYTYELKSRENKPENLVGFNSSDVIYLITPDRFANGNLGTDVVKGLKENSIDRNNDYARHGGDIRGMINHLDYIDDMGFTALWSSPLLINDMPSQSYHGYAITDYYKVDPRFGSLDDYIELSNKSRSKGIKLIMDQVANHCGLGHWWMKDLPFKDWVNNQEDFSNNTPLSNSNHRRTTNQDLYASNYDEELLSNGWFVSGMPDLNQRNKFLATYIIQNSLWWIETLQLGGIRQDTYPYPDKKFMANWAGTIMNEYPNFNIVGEEWSYNPLLVGYWQHGAVNKDGYESNLKTTMDFPMQSIISQALNETEEWDRGLIKIYEGLANDFHYADPESIMIFSDNHDMDRILTQLHEDVENTKMAMSLILTLPRIPQIYYGTEILMQNSARPGDHGLIRTDFPGGWKDDEVNAFTGKNLTPEQKDMQSFMKTLLNYRKTSKALSEGKTTHFAPYNGIYALFRVIDEEIVMVIINKNDEPIELDLNKFNEIGLQDKTVKNIISGESFTFGETLLLSGKGSILLTTKL; encoded by the coding sequence ATGAAATGCTTAGTAATTCTACTTTTTGCACTATTGTCTACTGATTTAAATGCCCAGATAAAACATCTGGAGCCACCAAATTGGTGGGTTGGTTTTAAGGATCAGCAACTTCAGTTATTGGTGAATGCCGATAACATTGGCGGAGCTAAGGTTAAAATTGAATACGCTGGCGTAGAATTGTTAGACACTCATAATGCAGATAGTCCTAATTATCTTTTTTTAAATCTTCAGATTAATCAAGATGCCAAAGCCGGTAAATTCAATATTGAATTTCTACTGAGCAATGGTAAGAAATTATCTTATACCTACGAACTAAAGTCTAGGGAGAACAAACCCGAAAATTTAGTCGGTTTTAATAGCAGTGACGTTATTTATCTTATTACACCAGACCGATTTGCTAACGGAAATCTGGGTACTGATGTGGTTAAAGGACTTAAGGAAAATTCCATAGACCGCAATAATGATTATGCAAGACACGGCGGTGACATCCGTGGTATGATAAATCATTTAGATTATATTGATGATATGGGATTTACCGCTCTATGGTCTAGCCCACTTCTAATAAACGATATGCCATCCCAATCATATCACGGCTATGCGATAACCGATTACTACAAGGTTGACCCGCGTTTTGGCAGTTTGGATGATTATATAGAACTTTCCAACAAGAGTCGGTCAAAAGGTATAAAATTGATTATGGATCAGGTTGCTAACCATTGCGGATTAGGGCATTGGTGGATGAAGGATTTACCCTTTAAGGATTGGGTAAACAACCAAGAAGATTTTAGTAACAATACACCACTATCTAACTCAAACCATAGACGCACCACCAATCAAGATCTGTATGCTTCAAATTATGATGAAGAATTATTAAGCAATGGTTGGTTTGTTTCAGGAATGCCAGATTTAAACCAAAGGAATAAATTTCTTGCTACTTACATCATTCAAAATAGTTTGTGGTGGATAGAAACCCTTCAACTTGGAGGAATTAGACAAGATACTTATCCATATCCCGATAAAAAATTTATGGCGAATTGGGCTGGGACCATAATGAACGAATATCCAAATTTCAACATTGTAGGTGAGGAGTGGAGCTATAATCCGTTGTTAGTTGGTTATTGGCAACATGGCGCCGTAAACAAGGATGGATATGAATCTAATTTAAAGACCACCATGGATTTCCCAATGCAGAGCATTATTTCTCAGGCATTAAATGAAACTGAAGAATGGGACCGTGGATTGATTAAAATTTATGAAGGTTTGGCAAACGACTTTCATTATGCCGATCCAGAGTCCATTATGATTTTCTCGGACAATCATGATATGGACCGAATTCTTACTCAATTACATGAAGATGTAGAAAATACAAAAATGGCGATGAGTTTAATCTTGACTCTTCCAAGAATTCCACAAATTTATTACGGTACCGAAATACTGATGCAGAATTCGGCCAGACCTGGCGACCATGGACTCATCAGAACAGATTTTCCTGGTGGTTGGAAAGATGATGAAGTCAATGCCTTTACCGGAAAAAACCTAACTCCCGAACAAAAGGATATGCAGAGTTTTATGAAGACTCTGTTGAACTACCGCAAAACAAGTAAAGCACTTTCAGAAGGAAAAACCACTCATTTTGCTCCGTATAATGGCATCTATGCTTTATTCAGGGTTATAGATGAAGAAATTGTGATGGTAATTATCAATAAAAACGATGAGCCAATTGAATTAGATTTAAATAAATTCAACGAAATAGGTCTTCAAGATAAAACTGTTAAGAATATTATTTCAGGTGAAAGCTTCACCTTTGGTGAGACATTACTATTATCCGGAAAAGGAAGCATTCTGCTTACAACTAAGCTTTAA